TCTAAATGTTAACTACCTACAGCTATCTTTATTCTTCTTATTACAGAAACGTCATACAATATTATTCTTAAGCTGGGCGCCAGCTTAAGCGGTTACTGTGGTTAAGTGGTTACTGTGCCGGTCCCATACAatagggcggcaggttcaaaccttgcctgggcctgactaacttaaaaaaaagagagagagagagagacataattCTTAGAAGGGACCTTGAAAGTTTTAACTTATCTAGGACAAAAGCTACTAATGGCAGATTCTGGAATAAAACGTACATCCCCTGATTCCAATTCATAATAATAAGACAATGAAAAGTAGTCAAATCTGTGAAGTATTAATGTATTTTCTGTAGAGTCATTTCAATGATGTTTATCTCAATTATAAAAGAAACATctcagaaaaacagaataaaatgaataCCAGTAgtcattaaataaaaacaaaatcgaTTAAATGTTTTGTTGTAAGGGGCACAAAAACTTGCTGATTATGGGAAGAAATGACatggttttttttccttcaaaatttagctaatttcttatttttgtatgaCTTCAGAAGTGATTAATTTTGCATGGATTTCTTCTTAACTCCAACTTCATTTCTGTTTCAGCACCACCAAATTATGCAGATGTGGTAACAGAGGAAGAGTTCTCCAGACACATTCCTCCTTATCCTCAGCCCCCTACTTGTGAGGAAGAAACATGCTGTCCCATGTTCGCCTGCATACAAGAATTCCGGTTCCAACCTCCACCTCTGTATTCAGAGGtaaacaaagtaaaagaaaattagactTGGATCGCACTTACAAATAACCATTTATCATCTGTTCATTAAGGTGTCTATTGTCAACTCGTAATTTATAGGGAAAACATAAATTTGCTTTTTTGGTAGTGACAGATGATGACTGATCCATTTACCACATTTTCTAGTATTTTCCTTGTGATCTATTGCATTGTGTATACAGCATCAtggatattttttttaagatgtttgATATGGCTTTGGAATGTGGAGAGGTTAAATGGCCTACTGGGATTTATTAATAATGTGCTCTGGGCAACTCGGCTTATAACTATCATACATTTAAATACAGAATTgtcttagtgaatattacaacAGTAATTTTGATCTACTCTTTTTTGCAGGTTGATCCACATCCTAGTGATATAGAAGAGATCCAGCCTGTTTCCTTCATTCTCTGAACATATTTCAGAAATCACTGTGTTCATCATCAAATCAGaatgttaaaattttcttctgccttttggggaaagagggagggaagattcacttaacaacatgaatgaacatCAAGACTGAAGGCCATAGAAATTAAAGCATACAAGAACTTTCTAGTGGGCCAACAGAATCTTTGCACAAGTTTATGTGATGGTTGTATatcccttttaaaaaatgggatgaAGATGTAAAAAGTTACAGAATGTAATGGAAGTCCTGATGGTGATAGAGTAAGTGTGAAAGGGTGCCTGTGCTGACCCGAGAGAAAGAGAACACAGAGAGCTCTCATAATGTCCTGAAAGTGTCCTAAACTTAAGGCACTATGGACTTAGAGGGAGCAGACTTGGTTTGGAGAGTGTAGCAGCACAGAGGTGTGCGTGAATAGGAAAGTGGCCTCCTCTGAACGAAAACCTGCAGGTTTCAGGGTCTTCATGATTTCTTTCAGTATTACCATATTCAGACCAGAATCTTTGAAAGTATCTTTTCTTGAGATCATGGTCATGTAAGATCCTAATGAAGTCATACGGTTTTCACCTCTTTTATGGTAGGTTAAAATTTAGTTTATAAATTGGCTATACGGTATTATGAAACTAAGAAATGACTTCTCGAAAAACTTGTCATTTCAAAGGGGAAAGATAAATTTTACtatgaaaacacattttattgAAGGCTGTACTTTTTATCCCTATTAAGTACTTCAACAGataaatgttttacttttctcATATCTTACTTACCTCAGCACATTAGAGAAAGAAGGGGGATAAAAAGGTTGCATCTTCATGATCCCTTGATAACTACAcagtcccccccccaaaaaaacaaaaaagcctttCTTAAATCTACCTCTAGTAGGGTTATCAGACATATTTTTAATACTCTAGGTCAGATTAGTCTTTGGAGTTTCTGCTATGTACAGTAGCAGTCTAATCTCACCTGTCATTAAATCTGAATTCTGGCCAAAGGAAATATCCAGAAGGTTGACACTAAGTGGAAGAAAATTCATGTATAACAagggaatttgaaaataaatgcaaaatcagAAGAGGTTAGGAacaatgccattttttaaaaagatataaatttaattCCTGTCAAGAGACTTTAGTCGCTGATGGCATTCATTACATTCTACATCGTTGTTCCAATTCTTCAGTAATTCTGTTTAAACtgtgactttttttattgttttggtgcaatattttattacaattaaGCTCAGGATATTCAGACCAACAGAATTGTGTTGCTGCTAAAAATCTGAGCAGTGTTTTTACTGTCCCGGTCACCCCTCATATTCATGGTCACATTTTCACCTCCTTTTCCTTCCATCTGTTGGTTTGTGAGCTGAAAGCATTTCTGGATACTAAGCAGAAGGGAGCTAGAGAGTCCCATCATTGAAATTTTAGACCAGCTAAGTACTTAGGTTTTCTCTATATTCTAAGGGTTTGATCTAGAAACCCTGGTGCTTCCCTTATGGAATACTGTGCTTCATTAAACAGAAAGATTAATTTATCTTTGAATCAATCAGTATTTTCACTTAGAAAAGTTATTCTAAGgttaaattttgtatttaaaaattagtggTAATTTGGTCAGGGATTTTTCTACCAGCTTTAGGTAAACGTGTGCTTTCCACCCTTCTGGGCGTACCTCTGTCCTCTGCAATCATGGAAGCATTATTTATGCTCTTCTTTCATTGTAAGCTACTGTTTAAAATCACAATGCAAAGCTGTTAGCTAAATTGTCACATAACTTTATTCCTTGGTTTtgtttagtgttttattttgcttCGTTTTTTGTGTGTCTTTAAATAGGTATGTGTAGTTAAATGCTGTttcaacagttttatttttatgttagaaAAGATCATTTTCAACCATTTGTTGACTTCTAAGTTGTAGTTTACAAGACTTGTCAAGACATTGTTCCTCTCCATGATaccaaaacaaaaagtgaaagaaGCAAACTCAAACTGTATGGATGGAGAGAAAGTATAATTATTTGACTTCATTAGAAAGGCAGCTACTTAATGGAATTCTTCACTAGGATTGGTTTATCAGCTCTATTAGAGAAATCATGAAGTGCCCCTGTGAAATTGAAGCAGAGCTAACTTTGTAGTAGTTAAGAGAGTAGCTAAAAAAAGGTGTGATTTGCCTTATTGGATCGATATTGGGATGTCTGACCTTAAGCAGTAAATTGAAACTGCATACTTTTTTATAATCAAGATAGCGTTTTATGAATGTAGAAAATTCTACATTGGAAAAGAGAATACCTGagaatgaagataaaaatttAGCTGCTGTTACTTGCTTGTTTATCCCCTCTTGCTCTTGTTTAGtttgcaaaaataaaactgtggccttagaattttttttttttttgatacagaaattttgaaactgaaaatgtgcattttttttggcACACAAAATCATTCCATGAGCAAAActttactttttgtatttttgttttgcacAATAAGAAACTCAATAAATAGGCAGGGGTTATGTTTTGGGTAAGTTGACTACgaaagctttttttatttttgttattaaaaatgtaaCCATTAAACCCACAGGGggggaaaacaaacaaagattGTATTTTGTACTCTTCTTTGAACCCCATGGGTTCCTTTTGTTAATAAAATGATTACACTAATGCTGAGttgctagttttgtttttatgtcttttgaaAGACTATGATTTGAATTATTAAAGATTTGAGAAATCAACCCAGAAACAAAACGTCCCTGCTGAAATCCTTTTGTTTGTGTATGCTATCACAGACAAGCATGGCCCTTGGGGATTTTGAGCTTATTTTCACAGAGGGCTTAGTTTCCCAAGGTAATCAGTTTTTAGTATTGATGAAGAAAAGCAGTTGAGATGAATAAGGAAGCTATAGCTATGTTGTTAAGAGAGCATATTATCATTTATTCCCAAATGGTAATGGTCGCTCTCTAAATGACACCTCCTGACTTGGAGTGTCTGTTTTGCCAGAACCTCCCCAGCACTGATGGGCAGGTCTAGTGGGCAGTCAAGGGGCCCACACTGCCAAATACCGACCTAAGTAAACGTCCCCTTTCTATGTAAGTACTCAAGTGAATACAAGGAAGATGCGCTGGTAACTCAACTCAGGGAGAGTACCCAGACTCTCCATCCTGGAATATTAAAACCTCAGCTTACTAGTAAGAATTAGTCCAGTTGGTTTAATCTCCAGTTGTTTTTTGTACGTGAGATGGTGTGATAAAAAGGTTGTTTCTGCATCCATGTTGATAACCTATATTGAAGCATTTTTCTGATGCAGTAAATACTGAGGCAAATTTAAAAGATCACCATTAAAGTTATGTAGTATAAGTTGGGAAGTGGTAGATTACAAAACGTAGAACTAGGCAGTACACTACAAAGAAACTAGAACGAAGTCCTTAAGTTACAAATGAGGATAGCAAAACCCAGGGAAGCGTAACCTGAGAGCTTGGCCTGCATTCTCTGTGAAGTCCTGCTTGCCCTGAAATATCATGATTCTACAATTTTCTTAGTAACAAATGATGAAAACAGTCATTGCTTCAAATTACACAGCTTAAGAGTTGCAGACCTGGATACTAAGCATATGATAAGTCAAGAGTGCTCAGTGTTTGTCAAAAGCCCAGCCTTCTGAATGGGCACCAGTCTTTGACTAAATTGCTTCCTAAGTATAGTTAGTAGCTGGAATTATTCAATAGAGATTTATGTTTTTTAActctaaattttgaaataattacagaCTCAGAACAAGTTGCAATAATAGTACAGAGCAGTCCCGTGTCCCCATCACCCTGTCTCCCCCAGTGACAATTGCACTGTATTAGCAAAACCAGGGCATGGACAACAGTTAGCTGGAGTGCAGACCTTACttggatttcaccagtttttgtatattctcattttttttttaatgtttttgcccTGAGTTGTACTACATTTTATCTCATGGAGTTTCACATATCGCAAGATACAGACCTGCTCCATCACCCCACAGAAACTCCTTTGGCTGCCTCTTTGCAGTCACAtaccctccatccttctttccttccctccctccacaccctgCCTATCTTTTCCATCGCTATAATTTTGTCATGGAGTCAAACTCAGTATTTATATTTAGAGACTGGCTTTTTTCAGTCAGCATAACACCCCTACAAGCCTTGTGGGCATCACTAGTTTGTTCCTTTGTATTTCAACTGAGGAGTTTTAGAAGAAACAATTGAGTGCTActcaaaatgtcattttatacTTTGCAAAGAAAATGTCTAACAGGCACATGAGACttgtaaatattttgatttccagTTTGAGAAAACTCAATGTGGAAAGTACATAAGTGCAAATTTACAGAAActcgtttttgttttgtttttagctactaaattatttaaattatcaaGTATCACTTCAACTCATGAAACCAGCTATAAAATCAAACCTGTTATTGATAATAAAAACCTAAAGTTGGCCCTTCCACAGAGTAGGCACTCTGGTGGGAGATACCTTTGGTTGTGAATGCCATAGCTAttctttttattatgattattattattattaaatcatagctgtgtacattaatgcgatcatggggcaccatacattggttttataaacagtttgacacattttcatcacactggttaatatagccttcctggcattttcttagttaatgtgttaagataattatattctagccgggtgtcgtggcgggcacctgtagtcccagctactcgggaggctgaggcaggagaatcgcttaagcccaggagttggaggttgctgtgagctgtttgatgccatggcactctaccgagggccataaagtgagactctgtctctacaaaaaaaaaaaaaaaaaaaaatgataattatattttacatttactaaatttcacatgtacccttgtaagatgcaccacagatgtaatcccaccaatcaccctccctccgcccattctcccccctccctcccctccctctctccattccccatattcttaggttataactgggttgtagctttcatatgaaagccaaaaattagtttcatagtagggctgagtacattggatactttttcttccattcttgagatactttactaagaataatatgttccagctccatccatgtaaacatgaacaaggtaaagtctccatctttctttaaggctgcataatattccatggtgtacatataccacagttcattaatctattcgtggatcgatgggcacttggactttttccacaacttagcaattatgaattggactgcaataaacattctggtgcaaatatctttgttgtaatgtgatttttggtcttctgggtatatacctagtagaggaattataggattgaattgtaggtctatttttagatctctaagtgttctccaaacatctttccagaaggaatgtattaatttgcattcccaccagcagtacagaagtgttcccttttctccacatccacgccaacatctctggtcttgggattttgtgatttgggctaatcttacaagAGTTAGTtagtatctcaaggtagttttgatttgcgtttctctgatgattaaagatgatgagcattttttcatatgtctgtaggccgtgcgcctgtcttcagagaagtttctcttcaagtcccttgcccagcctgcgatgggatcacttatttttctcttgatttaCAGAAACTTTTAGGGGCTCATCTTCGGCTTGTCTTAGTACTTGaaatattttacctttaaataGCAGGCAGGATACTGCATTACAAATGAGTGTGGTACACCTGCGATGAAATTCTAGAACAAGGGAAAACTATATTCAGCTATTTATCATATCAGCTTctgaatatgatcaattttaacataaattttgcAGGAAAAAGACATTTGCCTTGTGTGTTGGCGTATTAAATTTTGtggatttttctactttatttcctGTCTCTTCATTAATTCCCTACATTTACAGTCCCACTTCTTAACATCTGATGAGATGGACAGCCCACTCAGaatccaagaaaatattttttttattattattattactttttgtagagacagagtttcactttatctccctcagtagagtgccgtggcgtcatgcagctcacagcaacctccaactcctgggcctaggcgattctcctgcctcagcctcccaagtagctgggactacaggcgcccgccacaacgcccagctattttttggttgcagtttggctggggctgggtttgaacccgccaccctcggtatatggggctggcaccctggtcactgagccacaggcgccgcccccaagaaAAGTTTTTAACTACAAAATATGTGCTTGTTTTTCATGAAATAATATTGTAAGACATGGACTTACTTGTTAAAGCTATTCAAGTTTTCTGGACAGGAGAGCTCATATTTCTAGAAGCCATTATGTGCTAATATAAAGAGATTTTTCTCAAAAACTAGACATGAATCTGTGAGTGACAAGAGAAAGAGGCAAAGTAGAAATACACGGTGATAAAAGTGGAGGGTAAGTGGAAAGCTTTGACCAGGGCAGTTTCCAGAATATCACTAGAACTGAGCTCGCCACAAGCTGTTTTTTCAGTGGAACTATTTCTGTGTTCACTCATGGACATTTCTTCCCTGCCAAGCTTTCCAGGATCCAGGATGTCATGCATGGGCAGGAAGAGACATGGGTTAGACAGCATCTCCCAGTGGGAACAGTAAGATGTGGGGGATTCACTCGTACTTGCAAATGGTGTccacacacatgcgtgcacacacacagatacacatgcACGCAGACGCACATGTGCACATACAGACACTATTATCTCTTATTCTTTCCTCTCCACCATTTACCTCCAGACCTGGGTCTCTTTCAGGAGAATGTCAGCGctgttacaaaaggaaaaaacagacactAGGTTCTTACTTCCCCAGAAAGTTGCTGGAAGAGAAGCTCTTCTGCAGCTTCTTACCAGTCTACTCCCAGACAGTGTAGTAGAAAGGAGTGAGGCTCAGaccctgtggcttaagcggctgaggcgccagccacatgcacctgagctggcaggttcgaatccagcccggccttccaaacaacaatgatggctgcaaacaaaaaatagcctgggcattgtggtgggcacctgtagtcctagctacttgggagacggaggcaggagaatctcttgagcccaggttgCTAtgagtgagctgtgatgccatggcactctacccagggtaacagcttgaggctctatctcaaaaaaaaaaaaaaaagaaagaaagaaagaaggaaaagaaaaggagggaaatgttattaaatgaggaaactgaagacaGCTGGTGCCAGGAAATTTTCTTCTCCTTAAATAAAAAGGCCACtggaataataatataataaaaggcCTGGTATAATAGTCATTTCTTCCCACTGTCCCACTGCCATGGATCTTTATTTAATGACTAAAGGACATAAGATGTTACAGACCAAAATAATAACGGTtatgcatattatttttaaatttatttttacacagactctctgtctccctgggtcaagtgccatggcatcatcatagctcacataacctcaatctcttgggcttgagcaatcttcttgcctcagcctcccaagtagctgggactataggtatgcagcACTACactcagccaatttttctatttttagtagagatggggtcttattcttgctcaggctggtctcaaactcctgagctcaagcaatccacccaactccgcctcccaaagtgctcggattacaggcctgagccactgcgcctggccctgtAATGGTTATATTAATAACAACTCACACTGGTGAAGTATTAACTATGTTCTTTACATATATGAACTCACTTTCCCATAACATGAAGCtttccatgttatttttttattttgtcttttaattttagatGCTGGAATCCATCTAATTGTGCACATGATAAGCATTCTATACATGATAGCTTAGTTGTGTTAGCTATCACTGCAAATATTTGGACTTGCCTGAACTGGTTTATTGAATTTATTCAATAAAGTATAAAGGTTTATGGACCACAGTTAATCAGCTCATTTCAAAACACAGCACACGCCAATAGCCACACGTGCACACAAGGCATGTACCCACGTGCTCAcgaacatacacatacacacgtgctTTGTTTCTTGGCTGGAAACTTTACCCCCTGGGCAAGACAGCTCAtcaaaatttgcattttcaatacACCCAGGAGTTAAAAGAGGGCATTTTACCCACATCAGTTCCTCCCACTACTAAAAGAACACCACAAAGCCTGAGCCTGCCTTTTCGTAGCTGGTATGTTAGTGGGCAGGAAACAGAGAAGGGATACAGAGGCGTTCAACACAATTCCGTACTTCATACACATGCTAAATTACTGCGATACCAGAAGCCAAAGCAAAACCCTGACACTGAGCCAGAAAAGTTCAGGGCACGACTCAGATGGGTGTAAgaacctatggtgcattttacaagggtacatgtcaaatctaccaagtgtagaatataaacgcctaaacacaataattaagaaagtgaaggctatgttaaacagttgcTGAAGGTAATGTAAATTGTATATacaaccagcatattgtaccccttaaatgcattactgtacacagctatgatttgattaaaaaaaagaaaagaacgtaTGTGAGAACATCTAAGAAACTGAGGTGTGGATTCACTGAAAGCTTTGCTACAGATCCATTCTACTACTCCCAGCAGAGTCAGAGTTATAGAAAAACAGCTTAGCACcctaaacacttttatttttttctcctgtctaAATTAAAGCAAGTTTAAGAAGCGTGTGAATGCATACACATGGAAGTAGCAGCAAACACCTACTTTTATCTTATCCATCATAACAAAAAACCCTTAGTCATGAGAGAATGTATCTCAAACACGCATGGCTGCAAACACCAACAGCTATTCCTCCAAGAGAGTAGCAAGATTGCATCCGATAAATGcagtatttttaagaaaactaatCTCATTGTACTTGAAACCTTTTTAAAACAACCAGCTCCAGAATTTTGCTGTCAAGGATAGAACAAAAGTTCTTCTTCTGCTCCTGCTGGTGCTTGTGTGCTTGTTAGGTGTGGACCTGGGGCCTCTTTTGTGACGTGGCAGCTGAAAAGACTGGGGCACTCGCCACAGCTGATGAAAAGCCTAAGGAGGGAGTCAAGACTGAGAACAATGATCACATCAATTTGAAGGTGGCGGGACAGGATGGTTCTGCGGTGCAGTTTAAGATGAAGAGGCATACACCCCTTAGTAAACTAATGGAAGAATACTGTGATGACAGGGTTTTCAGTGAGGTAGATCGGAATCTGATTTGATTGATGGGTAGCCAATCAATGAAACAGACATGCCTGCATAGTTGGAAATACAGGATGAAGATACAATTGGCATGTTCCAACAGCAGACAGGAGGCGTCTACTCAAGAGGGAACCAGCTACTTCACTCCAGAACTCTGTTCTCATAGACAAGGTTTACATTCTCAGTTAGAAAACTACACTTTGGTTCTACCAAATCCTGACTACTACAGTACAGTTCtctctgttctttcattttcccCTTCCCTATTCCTTTATTGTACATAATGTAACTGATGTATGTGCACAAGCGtattgcattttttaaactaaCTGGCCAACAATATGTTTTGATTGGCATCAGGTGGAGATGGGTTGGGGGAAAATATTGGTTCTGTGAAAATACCCCCTTTTCTCCATTAGTGGCATGCTCATCTGCTCTTAGCTTTATATTCCAGTAAGTTATTTTGCTCTCACTGCtttaacaaaacaacaacatgaAAAACCTTGCATACTTTGTTCAATTGGAGaactttaatgttttcatttatcattGTAAAACCAAGgataattttataacttttttgtaAGAGTTGTTACATGTAGGGCAATCTGTCTTTAAATAAGGgtaaattactccaaaaaatgaATCCTAGATAGTTTTCCCTTCAAGTCAAGCATCTTGTTGTTTAAATACactactgttaaaaaaaaaaaaaaaagaacaaaacaaaaataattcccTCTGCCAATGGGAAGATGTTTTAAACAGTATCGACATTGAACAGGGGGCTTTCTAACGATGTTCTTGCTGCTGAACGTAACATGGAAGTCTCCCCAGGGGAGGACTGAATTGGTGTGAGCCAGGCACCCCACTGGCTAACCTTTCTCCAGGCTCGGCTAGCCAGAGCTAAGCAGGTCTTTGAACTTTGGCCTCTGCCTGACTGGTTCTAAGAAAACAGTATCTCTGCAGGCTCCAAGGCAGCTGATAAGCGAGAGATGGATGTGCCTTACTGCTCCGAGTCTAGTCTGCACCCGTCAGCCATTGCTTGTCCTTGGCTGTGTGACCCACAAGTAGAGGACTGGGCCTCTACTGGAGAAAACCCATCTCAGACAGCAGCCTAAGTGGCTTTTACTCTGTCTCTGAGACCCAAAGCCTCAAATCTAGCCCCAAGGATGTGAGGGAAAGGAGGGCCCAAGAAATTCTTTAAATCAAGGAATAAATCAGACATGTGCTGCCATCAGCAAAAATGAGGGCTCCACACATTGGTCAAGtgcactaagaaaaaaatagtcttttctcATACAGAGGCAAGTGGGGGGGCAGTGGGTGCTCACTGTATGGtttagggtttgtttgtttgttttatttttttttcttttagccctATTTTTGTGAAAGAAATTTATACCTTAAAATCTAAGCAATCCCAAACCTGGAGCCTGTCTtctccctcagcctgcccttcccTAAGAGGACCATCTTGTTCTGTCTTACATAGGACTTTCTCAACTTTAGCATAAAAAGGTATACATTTCAAGATGCCCTCTATCTCAGGCAAATGGCCACAGTTGGtcaccttcccccctccccttcaaGGTAACCTTGCTCCCCACACTCAGAAGCTGGTTGTCCTCCAGAGTCCTCATACCTTGCCTCTGAGCTTCTAGTACCAAATTCCTCCTGCTTGTCATTCTGTGGATTGCATGTGGAATATTTCCCAGAAACAGACAAGGACCCATGGCTAAGGCCTGAATCCTCAGGCCCCTTTGTCCATGGGCATTTACACTGTGACCCCACAGATGTCAGCCATACAGTTGGTCCAGTTTCCTCCTCACCACATCTCACGGGCCTCTCCTTTCCCACTCTGCCCAGGCGGCCTAGCCTGCCTTGGGCCCGGCCAAGGGGTCTTCCAGAGACGAAGGTCATGGGTCACACTTGCACACTATCTATGCCCAGGATCTGAGCTCTATGGAGGAACACACATTGTCAGAGCCCACAGATGTGCTTTCTCAGGTTGACTTCTGTTTttgctgtctttctctctctggcctacaaagaaacaaggaaccgacagcttttctctctctctctctctcctacaaAGAAACAAGAACCTGATTTAGCAGGAGTTGCTGGGTCTCTTTCTTCTTGTTGCAGTTCTTTCAACACAGCCTGGGTCCAGTGAGGGCTTGGCACTTCTCACTGTGTAAGCACCATCCTGAGTAATATACCCAGGGTTGTGAGATCTGTTCATACATAGAGTAACAACTGAAAAGTTCGGCAATATAAATAAGCTTGAAAGGACATCCAGAGTTCTTCTCTTGCAATGGTGGTCCTCAGAGCCTATGGCTTAGTTTTCTTATATCTTAACTGGTGAAGAGTCTTTATCCTTTAAGATCAGGATTGATGCTTTGAGAAAACCCAAGATTTTGGAAACGAGCCTGGAGAGTAAAGCTGACTGCGAGGCCAgggtggccctgctgacaccagGTGGAGCAGAGGGGAGGCATGGTGGTGATGTGTCATTTCTTGTTCCTGTTTCCCCTTACCTGTCAGTTCCTAGGCACCATCAGCCTATGGAGGCGAATTGGGTcccattaaaaataatatcccATGTTCCTTGATCTTACTCCAAACTTGATGTTGAAAAAATAGTCTCAGCATCTTGCCAAGTCCCTCTGCTAATCCCAGGAATTCTCGGCAGTCCCCAGGAAGAAGTCATTTCTCACAA
This region of Nycticebus coucang isolate mNycCou1 chromosome 2, mNycCou1.pri, whole genome shotgun sequence genomic DNA includes:
- the LOC128598522 gene encoding small ubiquitin-related modifier 2-like → MAANTNSYSSKRVARLHPINAVWTWGLFCDVAAEKTGALATADEKPKEGVKTENNDHINLKVAGQDGSAVQFKMKRHTPLSKLMEEYCDDRLEIQDEDTIGMFQQQTGGVYSRGNQLLHSRTLFS